A window of Natrinema salaciae genomic DNA:
GTTCGTCAGTAAAGCGGATCTCCGCGTCGTAGAGGTCGATAATGTCGTCGAGCTCTCGCTGAGTGACCTCGTCGGGAGACTCGATCATCTTGCGCCGAAGTTTTATCGCCCGTCGATCGCCGATCGGTTCGTCCCGGAACGCTCGTTGATGGCGCTCCGGCGGGACGTACGGATGGTGAACGTCCATGTAGTGGACCCACAGGAATCGCGGACCGTCGTCGCGGACCGACTCCACCCACTCGAGCGCGTGATCGGTTATCTCGTCGGCGTTCACGTACGCGGAGCCGACGTTCGCGCCCGCGGTCCGTTCGGCGGTCTCGAACGCTTGCGCGAGCGTCTGGTAGAGCAATCCGTCGGAATCCAATCGGTCTTTCACGAACTGGCGAAGCCGTGCGGTCGCCGATGGATCCGTCTTCGAATCGTAGAACTCGTCGAACCCGCGGTCGTACCCGAAATCAGCGCTCAAGTAGAGGTTCGAGTGGAACCCAGCCGTCCGGTAGCCAGCACTGTCGAACACTTCCGAGAGCAGCGTTCGCTTCTCGGAAATCCGCTCGTAGCCGCCGTACATGAGTGCGTACGACGACGTGAGAATCGACGGAAACGAGGGCCGAGTGCTGCATGCATGTGCGAACGCGTTCGTGAAAGTCTCCCCACGCTCGGCAAGCGCATCGAGATTCGGGGTCGTCTCGCGCTCGTACTCGTGCCAGCCGACGTGATCCGCGCGGAGAGAATCGACTGTCACGAGGAGGATATCGTCCATGCCGACAACTGCATTCTCCCGTTATTTTACGGTTGTGATGACCTGTTTATACGTTTCAGCGATTTTCGACCAGTCGAAGGCTCGAGCAAACGATTGCAGCGGCGTTGGGTCCGCCGTCGCGGCGCGCTCCACGGCGCGGGCGATACTGTCCGGCGTCGGATCGCAAAACTCGACGCGGCCGTCGAACCGGTTCTCGGCGCGACCGCGAACCTGCACGGTCGGTACTCCCGCTGCGCCGTACTCGAGGACCTTCAGCGTGTGCGGATCGTCGACGAGACAGATGCCGACGTCGGCGGCGTGAAGGTATCCCGGAACGAGGTGGTGATCGACCGTCCCCGGGAAAACGATGCACTCGTGTGCTGCTGCCGTTCGTTCGACGAGATCCGCGAGCGATCCCGTGCCCAGGACGACCAGCGTCCACCCGTCAATAGCCGTGAACGCGTCGAGTAGGTCACGGATATGATAAATCGGCTCGAGGCCGCCGACGTAGATCGCCACGTTCTCCTCGTCGAACGGGCCGAGTGCCGATTTCGCGCTCGATACCGTCTCCTCGGGGGGGTTCGCGAACCGATCGAACTCGACGCCGAGATCCGTTTTCGTTGCGGACGCGAAGCGCTCGACGCGGTCTTCCTCCTCGGCGTAGACGTACAGTACGTGGTCGGCGATACGGAACGCCGCGTTCTCGAGTTGGCGGACGATCGCCCCGAGCCAGCGTGGATGGGTCGCCTCGAACTGCCTGATCGGGTCGATGTGATCGACGACCAACGGCGTCCCGGTCGCGAGTTTCAGAACCAGTCCGGCGATAGCGCCCGCTCGCGTCGTTCCGACGACGACATCGTACCGATCGGCCTCGCGGAGCGATTGCAACACCGTCTTCGGCGTGGTTCCGCGAAGGGCCACCGCGATCCCGTCGCTGGAGAGGTGATCGGCGATACGCTGTCGTCCGACGCTGATATCGGCCGGTTTGTCCGGTGTGAGCCAGAGTACCCTCGATGTGGCGGACGTGGTAGTC
This region includes:
- a CDS encoding sulfatase, with the protein product MDDILLVTVDSLRADHVGWHEYERETTPNLDALAERGETFTNAFAHACSTRPSFPSILTSSYALMYGGYERISEKRTLLSEVFDSAGYRTAGFHSNLYLSADFGYDRGFDEFYDSKTDPSATARLRQFVKDRLDSDGLLYQTLAQAFETAERTAGANVGSAYVNADEITDHALEWVESVRDDGPRFLWVHYMDVHHPYVPPERHQRAFRDEPIGDRRAIKLRRKMIESPDEVTQRELDDIIDLYDAEIRFTDEQIGRLVETVRESWDGATTLVTADHGEEFLDHGQFSHYATFYDEVLHVPLLYDDESGSGGSHDELVGLLDVAPTLVERAGLEPPSNFRGESLHALFDGDGWSRDHLIGDWANTNTGERRFSYRDHEWKYIRTGDGEELYDLTTDPGERESVVDTEPEILEHARDVIDDHERAIEETATDLGDVEMEEAVKDRLRDLGYKE
- a CDS encoding glycosyltransferase, whose protein sequence is MTTTSATSRVLWLTPDKPADISVGRQRIADHLSSDGIAVALRGTTPKTVLQSLREADRYDVVVGTTRAGAIAGLVLKLATGTPLVVDHIDPIRQFEATHPRWLGAIVRQLENAAFRIADHVLYVYAEEEDRVERFASATKTDLGVEFDRFANPPEETVSSAKSALGPFDEENVAIYVGGLEPIYHIRDLLDAFTAIDGWTLVVLGTGSLADLVERTAAAHECIVFPGTVDHHLVPGYLHAADVGICLVDDPHTLKVLEYGAAGVPTVQVRGRAENRFDGRVEFCDPTPDSIARAVERAATADPTPLQSFARAFDWSKIAETYKQVITTVK